One Colius striatus isolate bColStr4 chromosome 8, bColStr4.1.hap1, whole genome shotgun sequence genomic region harbors:
- the HHEX gene encoding hematopoietically-expressed homeobox protein HHEX isoform X3 yields MQYQPPGAAPALGVGVPLYAPTPLLQPAHPTPFYIEDILGRGPTAAPAPHSLPAPPPPTLPSPNSSFTSLVSPYRTPIYEPTPIHPAFSHHLAATYSTGAYAGPLYSFPRAVGDYAHALIRQDPLGKPLLWSPFIQRPLHKRKGGQVRFSNDQTIELEKKFETQKYLSPPERKRLAKMLQLSERQENPQATKKEEVEGADSHSDQRQESCLSPEQKGKEVSLDGSQYTPSPASQEDLESDVSDDSDQEVDIEGAGLEEYDATGENFHHSTERKEKSNTK; encoded by the exons ATGCAGTACCAGCCGCCGGGCGCGGCGCCGGCCCTGGGCGTCGGCGTCCCGCTGTACGCGCCCACGCCGCTGCTCCAGCCCGCGCACCCCACGCCCTTCTACATCGAGGACATCCTGGGCCGCGGCCCCaccgccgccccggccccccactccctgcccgccccgccgccgccgacCTTGCCGTCTCCCAACTCCTCCTTCACCAGCCTGGTGTCCCCGTACCGGACCCCCATCTACGAGCCGACCCCCATCCACCCGGCCTTCTCCCACCACCTCGCCGCCACCTACAGCACCGGCGCCTACGCTGGGCCTCTCTACTCCTTCCCCCGCGCCGTCGGCGACTACGCGCACGCCTTGATCCGGCAGGACCCCTTGG GGAAGCCGCTGCTGTGGAGCCCCTTCATCCAGCGGCCGCtgcacaagaggaaaggggggCAGGTCCGCTTCTCCAACGACCAGACCATCGAGCTGGAGAAGAAGTTCGAGACGCAGAAATACCTCTCCCCGCCGGAGAGGAAGCGCCTGGCCAAGATGCTGCAGCTCAGCGAGAGGCAG GAGAACCCTCAGGCCACCAAAAAAGAAGAAGTGGAAGGTGCTGACAGTCACAGTGACCAAAGGCAGGAGAGCTGCCTGAGCCCTGAGCAGAAGGGTAAGGAAGTCTCCCTGGACGGCTCGCAGTACACCCCCTCTCCAGCCTCACAGGAGGACCTGGAATCAGATGTCTCTGACGATTCTGACCAAGAAGTGGACATTGAAG GGGCTGGTTTGGAAGAATACGATGCTACAGGAGAAAACTTTCACCATtccactgaaagaaaagaaaaatccaacaCCAAATAG
- the HHEX gene encoding hematopoietically-expressed homeobox protein HHEX isoform X1: protein MQYQPPGAAPALGVGVPLYAPTPLLQPAHPTPFYIEDILGRGPTAAPAPHSLPAPPPPTLPSPNSSFTSLVSPYRTPIYEPTPIHPAFSHHLAATYSTGAYAGPLYSFPRAVGDYAHALIRQDPLGKPLLWSPFIQRPLHKRKGGQVRFSNDQTIELEKKFETQKYLSPPERKRLAKMLQLSERQVKTWFQNRRAKWRRLKQENPQATKKEEVEGADSHSDQRQESCLSPEQKGKEVSLDGSQYTPSPASQEDLESDVSDDSDQEVDIEGAGLEEYDATGENFHHSTERKEKSNTK, encoded by the exons ATGCAGTACCAGCCGCCGGGCGCGGCGCCGGCCCTGGGCGTCGGCGTCCCGCTGTACGCGCCCACGCCGCTGCTCCAGCCCGCGCACCCCACGCCCTTCTACATCGAGGACATCCTGGGCCGCGGCCCCaccgccgccccggccccccactccctgcccgccccgccgccgccgacCTTGCCGTCTCCCAACTCCTCCTTCACCAGCCTGGTGTCCCCGTACCGGACCCCCATCTACGAGCCGACCCCCATCCACCCGGCCTTCTCCCACCACCTCGCCGCCACCTACAGCACCGGCGCCTACGCTGGGCCTCTCTACTCCTTCCCCCGCGCCGTCGGCGACTACGCGCACGCCTTGATCCGGCAGGACCCCTTGG GGAAGCCGCTGCTGTGGAGCCCCTTCATCCAGCGGCCGCtgcacaagaggaaaggggggCAGGTCCGCTTCTCCAACGACCAGACCATCGAGCTGGAGAAGAAGTTCGAGACGCAGAAATACCTCTCCCCGCCGGAGAGGAAGCGCCTGGCCAAGATGCTGCAGCTCAGCGAGAGGCAG GTCAAAACGTGGTTTCAGAACCGCAGAGCCAAATGGAGGCGCCTAAAGCAG GAGAACCCTCAGGCCACCAAAAAAGAAGAAGTGGAAGGTGCTGACAGTCACAGTGACCAAAGGCAGGAGAGCTGCCTGAGCCCTGAGCAGAAGGGTAAGGAAGTCTCCCTGGACGGCTCGCAGTACACCCCCTCTCCAGCCTCACAGGAGGACCTGGAATCAGATGTCTCTGACGATTCTGACCAAGAAGTGGACATTGAAG GGGCTGGTTTGGAAGAATACGATGCTACAGGAGAAAACTTTCACCATtccactgaaagaaaagaaaaatccaacaCCAAATAG
- the HHEX gene encoding hematopoietically-expressed homeobox protein HHEX isoform X2 produces MQYQPPGAAPALGVGVPLYAPTPLLQPAHPTPFYIEDILGRGPTAAPAPHSLPAPPPPTLPSPNSSFTSLVSPYRTPIYEPTPIHPAFSHHLAATYSTGAYAGPLYSFPRAVGDYAHALIRQDPLGKPLLWSPFIQRPLHKRKGGQVRFSNDQTIELEKKFETQKYLSPPERKRLAKMLQLSERQVKTWFQNRRAKWRRLKQENPQATKKEEVEGADSHSDQRQESCLSPEQKGKEVSLDGSQYTPSPASQEDLESDVSDDSDQEVDIEGDKGYYNPTH; encoded by the exons ATGCAGTACCAGCCGCCGGGCGCGGCGCCGGCCCTGGGCGTCGGCGTCCCGCTGTACGCGCCCACGCCGCTGCTCCAGCCCGCGCACCCCACGCCCTTCTACATCGAGGACATCCTGGGCCGCGGCCCCaccgccgccccggccccccactccctgcccgccccgccgccgccgacCTTGCCGTCTCCCAACTCCTCCTTCACCAGCCTGGTGTCCCCGTACCGGACCCCCATCTACGAGCCGACCCCCATCCACCCGGCCTTCTCCCACCACCTCGCCGCCACCTACAGCACCGGCGCCTACGCTGGGCCTCTCTACTCCTTCCCCCGCGCCGTCGGCGACTACGCGCACGCCTTGATCCGGCAGGACCCCTTGG GGAAGCCGCTGCTGTGGAGCCCCTTCATCCAGCGGCCGCtgcacaagaggaaaggggggCAGGTCCGCTTCTCCAACGACCAGACCATCGAGCTGGAGAAGAAGTTCGAGACGCAGAAATACCTCTCCCCGCCGGAGAGGAAGCGCCTGGCCAAGATGCTGCAGCTCAGCGAGAGGCAG GTCAAAACGTGGTTTCAGAACCGCAGAGCCAAATGGAGGCGCCTAAAGCAG GAGAACCCTCAGGCCACCAAAAAAGAAGAAGTGGAAGGTGCTGACAGTCACAGTGACCAAAGGCAGGAGAGCTGCCTGAGCCCTGAGCAGAAGGGTAAGGAAGTCTCCCTGGACGGCTCGCAGTACACCCCCTCTCCAGCCTCACAGGAGGACCTGGAATCAGATGTCTCTGACGATTCTGACCAAGAAGTGGACATTGAAGGTGATAAAGGCTATTACAATCCTACCCACTAA